Genomic segment of Panicum virgatum strain AP13 chromosome 9N, P.virgatum_v5, whole genome shotgun sequence:
cgacgggtataaatacccctaccagcccgtggctggttgagtctcttgagtcttttcgaatcctttttgtttttcctttccccttcccctgctccaggttaggggcttagggccaaggactccaacgcaaaacAAGGGTTAGAGTTTAGCTAATCTCCCAAATTAGTGGgtaggatgatgggcggatggctctagcctttgtataggtgaattcctatgagattaatgaatgaaattcatttgagattcacctttgtgtgctgagttctcgtcctctccctcctctcttgcattttgGATtcgaattctcctcttttggtgtgttttgtgtttggaggagacAACCCTTTGAATTCGTGGTTTGTTgaactctttgtgacgattccgatgcatctagcctagtgccaaaccccctggaatcgtgagttctcacgaattggagtttttgtgttcttgagaaaaccccaatctactttgatcttcccccgaattctcaagattctttaatcttttgggagagatctcttggggatatgttcacggtacaggtgtgaaggtatcctctaagtttcgttggatttagactgtgtttgctcgagatttgccatttgaagctttggttgcgggctgtctgggagcgaccggtctgaccggtctgggtaaccggtctgaccggtctggagatTCATTTTCCAGcccaatcggtctgaccggtctgtgctagcagtcagaccggtctaactcAGTAGTGCTGCTGTTTGGGGAGTTTTTCCCATTTTGCTTCCGCGAAGTTTCCTAGGGTGTGCTGCTgtgagatagctagtccatagctattctctcatacATTAGGTTGAGGGCTTGCgatgattttcgggatataggccgacagatcgatttcgaaagaaattttgatcggctcccattcaccccccctctggtcgccggtttcggtccctcaattggtatcagagcttggttgaggttttcagtaccttaaccggttcgaaaaccacttggcaaccatggcgagtcttggtaagatccccgTGTTTgtcggcgaggactatgcttattggaaggtgcgtatgcgagccttcttgcaaagcatgggagccgaggtatgggagatcaccaagaaccaggcttacgaggtgcttgctgttcggaccacaccccttcaggtgtccgagcacgaggctaacgccaaggctgtcaatgccttgttcgctggcgtttctcgtgcggagttctcacgcgtccaggggtttcaggaagcccacaaagtttggacatgccttgagaactaccacgagggcacacctcaggtgaaggtcagactgttcgagactcactggcgtgaatacgagaacttcacacaggggccgggtgacAGCATTGGCAACATGTTCAGTcgatttcaatcgattgtgaacaaagtcaatgcgaacagatctgctgatgcccttgagtacacagagcacgagaatgccctcaagttgctctacgcacttgaccgctctgtgtgggatctcaaggtgaacacgatcattgagtctgctggctatgagactctgaccgtgaacgagcttttcagcaagctcaaggccatggaggtggataaccagacacgagccaagctcaatggtgcccctccttccaagagcatcgctcttgtgactggcccaggtggatcgagctctaacgctaactctgttcttggcttttctcttgcctctttgccttctgttacagatgagcagctggagacgctgggcgacgacgacttgtgcctcctcatcagcaagttccagcgcgtctaccacaacaggcagagaaagaagaaccccgggtgctacaactgcggcgatctgaactacttcatcgccgattgccccaagaagtccggcggtggccagaacaaccacttcgactactaccgccaccgcgaccgcgacgagggaggctccaacaaggagcgtcggcgccacaagcaccacagtcatgaccggggaggacgcttcgacaaggagtcgctcaagaagtgcttccagtacaaggccaagaagcgggagaatgcctttctggcgcagctcagcgacctcgacaagagctccgacaccgaccgctcttcttcaccgacctccaacgacgacgacaagaagaagaagaagcgggacaaagaagccaccggcttcatcggcctttgcttggcggccggtcggtgcaagggcttctgcaccatggcgggtgagccgatggtgctcgtgcgtcttcgagTGGACatactacaccgacgcacgccgactcttctcctggatccgagagtgattcagaggtaaactccacgatcgacctgctagatacagaggttagggagttgtacgccgctctcgacaactaaaaaaggctgcttaaggaagcagctagagagcgtagaaagcttagggctgagctggcttgtgctagggagaaatctagtgaggatgagtgcgctggctgcatatctcacatgaacgatcttgttgctctccgtgccaagcatgatgagaacgccgcgaacttagatgttgctaagacttcgctttctggcgtgtctcatgagctcgctaaggccaagcatgaactagaactggttaaggacgctcgaattattagcgatgtgcttgaatgtgatgagtgtcctatctttaagtccgatctagcttcgttgcagtctaagtttgctactgttgtgtgcgagctagaggagatgaagtctaggccagttttgcttggtgcttgtaagctttgtcccacgcttaggtcggagctagatgagaagaacgccttgattaagtctttggggaagactaaggtcatggagtctagcccacctattgactgctctgtttgccctcgtttgatctctgatttggataatcttgcggtaaagaaagccaacttggagaatgagaatacctatcttagagcgattcttagttgggtttctgctagtgagccgcagttgggcatgatgattaagcagttcaagcatggtgatggttttggggtcggttacacctacacgaaatcagactttgacaggttgtatggtaagatcggtaaggctgctggagcttctagtgctctaaacactgccagtacgagcacgcagccttcgcttgttgaccccgtggatggtgtgctgaaagaaccacaaaaggcacctccacagaagcaggtttgggttccaaagcccaatgagctgaggaatcccctcgatacgctccctgctgccgcagcccaggttgcccagaagaagggggctgctcctccccgtctgcaggctaggcctccacctcccaagcgtgaggtgaggtaccactgcgagtactgtgacagggaaggtcacttggaggagttttgTTTCggaaggaagcgggctgtgaggcgtgagcaggagagaaggaacgcggacatgtactctgctcgggtgcatggtcctcctcggcgtggtggtaggcaagatgctagggcgcgccgtgtaggtggaggtcagggagacgatggcgcttaccgtgctccagcgggtggtcgctttgctggtcgtgctcctggtcattttcagtacggctatggaccacgggaccgaggctttggaggaggtttcgagGCGCCACGCTTTCCTcacggtggtgttcgtcagtcacgcggtagacgggacgagggatacgctttgcctagttttgctaacccttctgtagagcaaattgctcgacactggtttgcttctcactttgctaaccccagtgttgagacatttgctcaccctttgtctcactactgatgtgtaggtcggaggcttggagaacaggtggatcatggactccggttgttcgcgccacatgaccggaaatgacaaatggttctccagcctcaccccgatgcgctcaaaggagtacattgtgttcggggataatggaagtgGAAAgatacgtggacttggcgctgttcgagtttctgatcgctttaccctgagagaggttgctttggtttcgaaccttgggttcaatttgctctctgtttcgcaacttcttgatgaggggtttgaggttcgcttcaaggagggttgttcgcgtgttttggattccagaggagatttggtttgccggattacacctcgcgatcggattttcttggttgacttttctggaactcctcttggcccttctcgttgcttgttggctggtccttcttctgatttgtgtaAGTGgaataggagacttggacatttgagcttcgatttgttgtcgagacttagctcacttggcctgatccgcggattgcccaaattgaagtttgaaaaggaccttgtttgccatccgtgtcgccacgagaagatgattgctacttcacatccacctgttaatcaggtgatgaccgctcaccctggagagttgctacacatggacacagttggtctttctagggtgatgtctgttggtgggaagtggtacgttcttatgatcgtggacgacttttctcgctattcttgggtctttttcatgagaatcaagaatgaggctttcgagtttgttcgagacttgatcttgaggttgaaaaacgagctaccccaggccatgagagcgattcgtagtgataatggcacagaattcaaaaacgctcattttgacgccttttgcagtgatcaagggcttgagcACCAGTATttttctccctacactccacagcagaatggagttgtagaacgaAAGAATCGGacactggttgagatggcgaggacgatgctcgatgagcataggactcctcgcaaatactgggctgaggcggttaacaccgcttgttacgtgtccaaccgcattttcttgcgtgctttcatgcacaggacttcttatgagttgcgatttggacgccagccccgtgttgaccatctcagagttttcggttgccggtgttttgtgctgaaagatgaaaatcttgataagtttgagtctcgctcgtctgacggcatttttctcatttatgcttctcactctagagcataccgtgtgctgattattgatactaacatcgtcagagagacttgtgaagtcactttcaatgagattgcatcgtgcaattcttctgtctttgaagttgcaggagatgatgagctcggcacctccatctttgaagatgaggaggaagaagctgcggagggtgaggctgaggctaccacacgtgctgtggacccagttccctccgccacgagctcggacgatgatgacggccccgatccgactacgtctacttcacgggggctgatcgagcaggtgactcaggcttcaccaactgcacctgaggagacaccagacttggttgaggaggaggcgacttcgtcgcgggaagcacctcgacatattcagcgtcgtcatccacctcaacagatgctaggtgatctcaacgagcgagtcaccaggtccaaggtaacaaatATCACTgactttgctcattcagcgtttgttgcctcttttgagcccaaagatattggacacgctctttctgattctaattgggtcaatgtcatgcatgaggaactagaaaattttgaaagaaactaagtttgggttttagtagAGCCTCCaactgcttgtaatcccatcggaatgaagtgggttttcaaaaacaagcaggatgagggatgggttggttgttcgaaacaaggctcgtcttgttgcccaggggttttgccaaaaagagggtattgattttgaggagacttttgcccctgttgctcgtttggaagctattcgaatctttcttgcatttgctgcttccaagggttttaaagttttccaaatggatgtgaaatctgccttcttaaatggttttatcgaagaagaggtttatgtgaaacaaccccctggtttcgaaaatctcaagtttccaaaccgtgtttataaacttcaaaaAACTCTTTACgatttgaaacaggcacctagagcttggtatgatagattgaaaacctttttgctggctcagggttataaaatgggatgtgtggataaaactttgttcctcatgcgatctggcactgattttttattagttcagatataagtggatgatattatctttggtggctcttctcacgctcttgtctccaagttttctgagtagatgtccagtgagttcgagatgagtatgataggtgagctgcagttcttcatcgagctgcagatcaagcaaactttcCAGGGCACATTCGTCCATCAAaccaagtacaccagggacttaCTGCGGAAGTTTGACATgagcgacttgtctcctcagccgactccgatcagcacatcgacagcgcttgatgaggacttggacggtgaggcggtggaccgggagtacaggagcatgatcggctccctcctgtacctgacggcgatacgaccggacattcagttcggcgtcggtctctgtgcgcggtaccaggcttctccgcgcacctcccacaggcaggtggtgaaacgcatcttcaggtatctgaaattcacccctgaatttggtctttggtactctgcggattcttctatggttttggtgggcttttctgatgccgatttcggtgggtgccggttggatcgcaagtcgacatccggcacttgtcaatttctcggtacatctttggtgtcttggtcctctcgcaagcaggctagcgtagcgctttcttccacagaagctgagtatgttgccgttgctagctgctgctcccagatactttggatgaaacaaaccttgcaggattatggtttgagtttcggtagggttcccatttttgtagacaacatgtcagccattagcattgcaaagaaccctgtcctacactccagaaccaagcacatagatatcagattccatttcctgcgagataatcatgagagaggacacatagacctgatccatgtcccttcagagaggcaaaccacagatatcctcaccaaaccgctagagcaggacacctttgctcgcttgcgaggggagcttggggtttgttaccccttttgatcgctgacttttctttggttagttttgtaggttttatttgcttctctttggtttctaggtttggtagttgcattgtgcatttgcattgtacatgtttgtatttttgcattgcctcacttgcactagcattcttgtatacattgctatgatcttctagtgcctgctagtgtgagttgataaatttgatcatgtatagcttgctccactgtgtatatgacatcatctgagttaagctattttgatttgaaaatctgaaaacatgatcaccctgtcttggctactagcatgttagggcgtgttgatatgctttgctatcctattcatgctagtgtagctttacgtttagcaattcatacttgaaatgatctaaatttgatgaaattgttTGAACTGTtattgaaatggattgaaaagatccaggtgggattgattgtcgcactgatcgagttttcgggacggctcactttgcacttgtgagaacccgggcaaggcggtgtatgactgaaacgagtgacttaagcttctgattgtctttggcataggcttggcctcgttgctaagtaaagcatgacaaactttcaacccctggcattaagaattgcttgatataatttgattgaaaaatgaatgtttgcaacatgctttggctgttttggctcacctgtatgagtatgattagcactgctttcctttccctacttgttagtgctagatcatgggtgatgcttttatttcccctaaactgaacttgcctagctctagactgatttgatataccctgttgagctagatgcaggtcttgtttatggaagCACgcgtttatggatgcacacgtgcttgtgactagatgttgctcatatctttgtatccctaaatgctttcacttacacctcctgcattgcattcaatgcatagcatctgttcagggggagcttgatgtgtgcatgtgccaacaagggggagaaggtTTTggagagagaagtgatcgaacaaaggggtgtttgatttttgaacttgttgtgcacagggctttgagagtgcatcattttgtgagcttgcacttgtgagagggtaAAGCTTTTCTTGGGGAGTGTCTGCTTTGTTTCTGGCTACTAGTTTTTCTCGTTTTCCCTCCACTTtcagcatgactgcgtcgagcttTACCTctatctttgaggagtcatgttttggcttttgatcgattgcgtcaagccgttgcccttgtcttaggggatcgatctgtgcttgagtaagtgcctggtcttgcctttctgagctttgtgtcacttgcttgagttcttcactttcttgcttctctttttatcacttctctggttttaggtggtgtgttgacaatgcactcatcaagggggagattgaggaatgagcagtactcactcctggctgtgatgagtgaattgtcaattgtgcggtgtgatcgtgcgcttggtctttggattgcaggtacacgggcgtcgagtgtcgacggagagctgccgtggaggagctcaggccgggtggcagctgtggcatccactcctggatcgagggcgcaagcggcgacggaaggcgggtttcttggtttatgccacaaaaccaagcaggcggacggcggttgaagacgccaagtcgtggaggcacgggtgtcggtctcgggactgacgaaGGCGACgggtgtcgacggcgtctagggcctcgctgcgggcgaggaggtgacgggcgtcgggcggcgtctagggccgtcagaaagccgaggcgggaacggcgtctaaggccacggcgtggaggcgagaATCTTCCAGCGtgaggagttttggcggttttctcaaaaccggccatctacccgggttttaCGGCTCttccaaaaccgtggaccagatcttcatcaagatggcggcatcgtggagaagaattcgttccgaagaaagaacctcagccgtcagatgagatcgtgtacagggggatgctgcagaccaaccggtctgaccggtccctggcaccggtctgaccggtctcggcgggtataaatacccccaccagcccgtggctggttgagtctcttgagtctttttgaATCCTTTTCGTTTTTCCTTTCCCCTTTccctgctccaggttagggccaaggactccaacacAAAacgagggttagggtttagctaatctctcaaattagtgggtaggatgatgggcggatggctctagcctttgtataggtgaattcctccgaGATTAATGAATGAAATTCGTTTGAGTTTCACCTTTGTGTGCCGAGTTctcgtcctctccctcctctcttgcgttttgggttcgaattctcctcttttggtgcgttttgtgtttggaggagacAACCCTTTGAATTCGTGGTTTGTTGAACTCTTTGTAATGATTCCgatgcatctagcctagtgccaaactcCCTGGAATcgtgagttctcacgaattggagtttttgtgttcttgagaaaaccccaatccactttgatcttcccccgaattctcaagattctttaatcttttgggagagatctcttagggatatgttcacgggacatgtgtgaaggtatcctctaagtttcgttggatttagactgtgtttgctcgagatttgccatttgaagctttggttgcgggctgtctgggagcgaccggtctgaccggtctgggtaaccggtctgactggtctggaGATTCATTTTCcagcccaaccggtctgaccggtctgtgctagcggtcagaccggtctgactcagcAGTGCTGCTGTTTGGGGAGTTTTTCCCGTTTTGCTTCCGCGAAGTTTCCTAGGGTGTGCTGCTgtgagatagctagtccatagctattctctcataccTTAGGTtgagggcttgcggtgatttttgggatataggccgacggatcgattttcgaaagaaattttgatcggctcccattcacccccctctggtcgccggtttcggtccctcaagaCTCATACTACGAGCAGGAGTTATCTGAAAGTTTTGAGGACGACAGGTCAAACCTTTTCTCTTTTGGTCCTATTTATCTTAGTTTTCAAACACGATCCATAGATTGCTTAAATCACCCTTTTCTCTTTTGGTCCTATTTATCTTAGTTTTCAAACACGATCCATAGATTGCTTAAATCACGTGCACATCGCACGTCACACGTGCGTCTATGCTAGTTTATAGaaaaacaataatatttacaataccaaatttatTTAAATGAATCCACTATATAGTAATACTGATATTGCATATGTTGAAGTTATTGCTATATTTTCTATAGatttgtttaaaatttgtaGTCCATCATGATGCATATATTGATGTGCATATGTTGAATACTATAGTTGCTATATTTTCTAGAGAATTGATCAAAGTTAATCATATTAGACTTAAGACAAACCTATATTTGATTTAAGACAAACCTAATACGTAAATAAGAataaatggagggagtacagtTTAGGGATTAAGGAATGTATGCATCctctttgcgaaaaaatttCAATGCTGATGTCTACATGAAGTACGAAATAGAGTAGCGCGAGAATTGTACCTAGCAAGTTAACGAGACATTGCTTAGGAGACACATAGTACCTAGAAGTAGAACACAAGTAGCAGAGCAAAGGAACTGAACAACTTTGAACAGACATTCGAAAAGATTACAGGCACGCGTATGCATACTTACACGAGACCAATCACATAAACACAGTCAAGACCAAAGCCCAAAAATACACTCACAAGTAAAGACCCCACACCGGTGCACGGCGCACCAAACCAGTGCACTTTATTCAGGGGCGGAGCCACGTTATGGGCTGTGTGCGCGGCCGCACCCAGCAAAATATTACAATCCTTTATTACCTTCAAATTTTTATCATGTTTGCTTGAATATTATATGTATGCTATAAAGTGTCGCACCCCCCTCTGCTGCtctctagctccgcccctgcacTTATTCCAGACGTCAGACGAGACTCCACGGAACTAGTCACCATCACACATTCACACACGGATCGACACATTCACAAAATCACACAGAGCATCCGCCCTCTCACGACGCACTTCACATTGTGTTCGTGTTCAGCCTCGCGCCGCCGATCTCCTCGCCGTGGATCACCGGCGCTTCCGCCGCGTAGCCTTCCTTCACCTCCTCCCCTGCATCGCAGAGCTCGTCTCTCGTCAGCTCGTGATCCAATGCAACGGCCCAGAGTgtttcctccctctcttcttttTGTTTCTCCGTATAATATCATGGAGCAGAGTAGGATTCAGTAGTTAGTACCTGTGGCTGTGCTCGGCTGCACGGTCTCGGAGACGCGGTTCCCGCCGGTGAGCGACGTGACGGCCTCGCGCGCCTTGGTCATCACCTGCCCGGGCGCCGGCACGCGCTGCGCCACCGTGCCGCCGACGTCCTCCTTGCGCCGCTGCACGGCGCCGGAGATCGCCTCGCTGAGCGCGCGGTCCTCGTCGCCCGGCCGCAGCTTCTCGGCGATGTACCCCGTCACGGTCGCCCCCTTGTcctgcccgccggcgccgccggccgtggccgccgcggcgctcgtGTCCTGCTGCTGCGCCCCGACCCCGGGCGTCGCCTGCTGGACCTTGCCCACCACGGCGGTGCCGACGCTCGCGACCTTCTCGTACACGGTGCTCGCCAGCTGCTTGCCGTACTCCGTGGTGCCGGCGGCCGCGGACTTGATCTTGTCCGTGTAGCCCGGGCCCGACGCGCTGTCACTGGTCGCGTCCGTGGCCGCGGGGGCGGGAGCGTCTTTCCACTCCTCGGCCTCAGCGCCGGTGTCCGACACCGGCATTGCCTCGCTGCGTGCGTCCTCCGGCTTCCCCGCGCCCACCTGCGGACGGAGGTTGGGCGCGACGACCGTGCCGACGCCGGCAACCTTCTCGTACACGGTGGACGCCAGCTGCTTGCCGTACTCGGTGGTGCCCGCGGCCGCCGACTTAATCTTGTCCGTGTAGCCCGGGCCCGACGAGCCGTTCGTTGCGTCCGTGGCTGCGGGATGGTCTTTCCGCTCCTCCGCGCCGGCgtccgacgccggcgccgcctcagTGTGTTCGCCGCTGCGCTTCCCCGCGCCGACGgccgtgccggcgccggcgaccttcTCGTACACCGTGCTCGCCAGCTTCTTGCCGTACTCCGTGGTGCCCGCGGCCGCGTTCTTGAGCTTGTCCGTGTAGCTCGCGCCGCCCATCTTGTCCGCGGCCGTGTCCTTCCACTCCTCCACTTTGGCGTCCTTCTTCCCCGCGCCCACGTGCGCCGGGTCGTCGGACAAGTTCATGGTCTCGAACTGCTGCACGACGGGCGTCGTGCCGATGTCCTCGCCCTCTGCAAATCATCAGCACATCGACGAGAAAGAGAAGTGTAACGGGTGAGTGAATGAACATGAGCAGAGTGGCAAGGACATGATCGCGTCGTGTCCGGTTCGCCGTACCTCTCGCCGCGGGCGTCGtggagcgcggcgcggccggatcCTCGACGACGGGGCCGCCGAGGTCGCCGAGCCGCACCCCGGGTGCGCCGTCGCCCTCCACCTCCTGCCCGGCGGGTTTCCTCGCCGGGTCGTACTTCGCGACGAGGTCCTGCACGGCCGGTGCCCGCGCCGACTCGTACACTGCAACGTgtcgcgccgcgcgcgcaccaTGTGAGTGCCAAGCCTCGGGCATGCGTAGCCAGATCAACCTCTCGCGTGACCGTGAAACAGGTAGCACTTACTCGGCGCGCCGTCGACCTCGGGGTCGGACTCCTCGACGTCCTCCAAGTACCCGCCCTTCTCCAGCGCGGCCTCCctctccgccgcgtcctcctccccttcctcgctgctgctggtacttccggttccggcggcggcgtcccccgCGCCGggctcgtcgccgccgtgcccgtgcccggcGAGGGTGTTCTTgatcttcttcatcttctccttgaCCTTCTTCAGCACCGGCTTGTGCTGCTTCTCCTCGCGGTGCAGCTGCCCCTGGCCCCCGTCCTCCCCTGCACGCGCGGCATCACCGAGCAAGGTAAGAGACAGTACGCGCCAAGTCGCGACGCGGAACGCGTGGTGGCAGGCAGAGCCAGAGCAGCGGCGGTCGGCTCTGTCGCCGGCGGGGTACTCACCGGCGTTGCGGAGGCCGACGTCCTCGGGGACGTGCTTGCGCGTGACCATGGCCGGCGCGTCCAtaccgctcgccgtcgacgccgcgaCCTCGCTGCTACCGGCTGATCGGACTGGGATCGCGGTCGAGAAGATGACAAAGCTGGATCGTGATCCTGAATCTCTGGTTGCTGCTTAGCGAGCTGAGTGGCAGAGTTGGTATGATGGCGGCGAG
This window contains:
- the LOC120687288 gene encoding low-temperature-induced 65 kDa protein-like, coding for MDAPAMVTRKHVPEDVGLRNAGEDGGQGQLHREEKQHKPVLKKVKEKMKKIKNTLAGHGHGGDEPGAGDAAAGTGSTSSSEEGEEDAAEREAALEKGGYLEDVEESDPEVDGAPMYESARAPAVQDLVAKYDPARKPAGQEVEGDGAPGVRLGDLGGPVVEDPAAPRSTTPAAREGEDIGTTPVVQQFETMNLSDDPAHVGAGKKDAKVEEWKDTAADKMGGASYTDKLKNAAAGTTEYGKKLASTVYEKVAGAGTAVGAGKRSGEHTEAAPASDAGAEERKDHPAATDATNGSSGPGYTDKIKSAAAGTTEYGKQLASTVYEKVAGVGTVVAPNLRPQVGAGKPEDARSEAMPVSDTGAEAEEWKDAPAPAATDATSDSASGPGYTDKIKSAAAGTTEYGKQLASTVYEKVASVGTAVVGKVQQATPGVGAQQQDTSAAAATAGGAGGQDKGATVTGYIAEKLRPGDEDRALSEAISGAVQRRKEDVGGTVAQRVPAPGQVMTKAREAVTSLTGGNRVSETVQPSTATGEEVKEGYAAEAPVIHGEEIGGARLNTNTM